Genomic DNA from Actinomycetota bacterium:
GACGAAGATGTCCGGCCACGAGCTCCTCGACTCCCACCAGGACGAGGGCACGTACACGTACCTGATCCGTAAGGGCAAGTGACGCGTACGGTCACGGCGGAGCCCGGGACGATCGTCGTCTACGGCGATGTCATCTGTCCGTGGTCTCACCTCGCCACCTTCCGGTTGTTCCGCGCGCGGGAGAGGCTCGGCCTAAGCGAGGACGTCACGTTCGACATGCGCGCCTTCCCCATGGAGCTGATCAACGGAAAGCCGACATCGAAGCGGGGGATCGAGTCGGAGATCCCCGTCATAGGGGGCCTAGACCCCGAGGCCGGGTGGCAGCTGTGGAAACGGCCGTCGTCGGAATGGCCCGTCACGACCCTGCCCGCCCTCGAGGCGATCGAGGCCGCCAAGCTCCAGGGGGTGCGGGCGGGCGAGCAGCTCGGTCGCGAGCTGCGCCGGGCCTTCTTCGCCGAGAGCCGGTGCGTCTCGCTCCGCACGGTCATCCTCGAGGTGGCCGGGTCCTGTGACCTCGTCGACGCCGATCTCCTCGCGGACGACCTCGACAGCGGGAGGGCCCGACCAGAGGTGATCTCTCACTGGCGCGACCAGGAGGAGGGGCCGGTCCAGGTCAGCCCCCACCTCTTCCTCCCGGACGGGACGGACCACCCCAACCCGGGGATCGAGAAGCACTGGGACGGAGCGATCCTCGTGATCGACTCGGACGACCCGTCCGTGTACGACGAGCTGGTCCGGCGCGCTGCGTCCTAGCCGGCGAACTTGTAGCCGACGTTGCGGACCGTCTGGATCAGGTTGTGATGCTCGCCCAGCTTCGCGCGCAGCCGACGGACGTGGACGTCGACCGTCCTCGTGCCTCCGTAGTAGTCGTACCCCCAGACCCGCGAGAGCAGGGCCTGCCGCGTGAATACCCGCCCGCGGTGGGAGGCGAGGAACTTGAGCAGCTCGTACTCCATGTAGGTGAGGTCGACCGGGTGGGCGTCCACGTGCACCTGGTAGGTGGCCAGGTTGATCGAGAGCGGCCCGAACGAGAGGATGTCGGTCTGCTCGCCCTGCTTCGCCTTCCACAGCAGGTGCCGCATCCGCGCATCCAGCTCGGCGAGCTGGTACGGGACGACCAGGAAGTCGTCGAAGACGCCCTCGCGCAGGAACAGCTCGCGGAGGTGCTCGATCCGGACCAGGGCGAGCAGCGGGACGTTTCGCATCGCGTCCTCCTTGCCCAGCACCTGGCAGAACGAGAGGGCGCCCGGGGCGTCGTCGCCGGTGAAGACGCAGACGAGGTCCGAGCGGGTCTCGGGGGCGGGGTCGGCGAACGTGAAGGTCTGGGTGGAGAGTCCAAGGAGCTCGAGGTCGCGGGCCACCCCGGCCACCTGCTCCGGATCGGCCGCGTACATCGAGCAGAGCCTCATAGCAGCGGCAGGTAGCGTTCGATCTCGTACGGGGTGACGACGGCCTTGTACGTCTCCCACTCCTCGCGCTTGTTGCGCAGGAACCATTCGAAGACGTGCTCCCCCAGCGCCTCCGCCACGAGCTCGGACCGCTCCATGAGGGCGAGCGCGTCCTCGAGCGTGTCCGGCAGGGCCTGGATGCCCAGCGCCCGACGCTCCTCGGCCGGCATCGCGTAGATGTCGTCGGTGGACTCGCCCGGGAGGTCGTAGCTCTCCTCGATCCCCTTCAGCCCGGCGGCCAGGACGACGGCGAGGAACAGGTAGGGGTTGCACGCCGGATCGGGAGCCCGGTACTCCACCCTCGTCGAGGACTCCTTGTGCGGCTTCGCCATCGGGACCCGCACGAGTGCGGACCGGTTGCGCCGCCCCCAGACCACGAAGACGGGAGCCTCGTACCCCGGGATCAGCCTCTTGTACGAGTTCACCCACTGGTTGGTGATCGCGGCCATCTCACGTGCGTGCACGAGCAGTCCGGCGATGAACGACCTCGCCACCTTCGAGAGGTGGTACTCGTCCGCCGCGTCGAAGAACGCGTTGCGGTCGCCCTCGAAGAGCGACAGGTGGGTGTGCATCCCCGACCCGAACTCCCCCTGGATGGGCTTCGGCATGAACGAGGCGTAGAGCCCGTGCTCGTTGGCCACCTCCTTCGCCACCAGTCTGAACGTCATGATGTTGTCCGCCATCGTCAGCGCGTCCGCGAACCGGACGACGATCTCGTGCTGCGACGGGGCCACCTCGTGGTGCGACGAGTGGACCGAGATCCCCAGCTGCTCCGAGTACGAGATCACCTTGCGCCTGAACTCCGACCCGATGTCCTGGGTGGTGAGGTCGAAGTAGGTGCCGTGGTCGAGCGGTCTCGGGGACGTCGGGGAGTCGAAGAGGAAGAACTCGATCTCCGGCCCGCAGTAGAACGTGAAGCCCATCTTCTGGGCGCGCTGGAGGGTCCGGCGCAGCACCCATCTGGGGTCGCCCTCGAAGGGGGTCCCGTCGGGGTTGGCGATGTCGCAGAACATGCGCGCCACCGCGTGCTGCTCGTTGCGCCAAGGCAGCACGTTGAAGGTGGTGGGGTCCGGGCGCGCGATCATGTCCGCCTCCTGCACGCGGGCCATCCCCTGGATGGCGGACCCGTCGAACCCGACCCCCTCCTCGAACGCCGCCTCCAGCTCCTCGGTGGGTATGGCGAACGACTTCGGGAAGCCGAGCACGTCCGTGAACCACAGCCGAACGAAACGGATGTCGCGTTCCTCCACCTGCCGGAGGACGTATGCCTTCTGCTTGTCGTCCAACCCCATCACCTCGTGGGTAGCGTGGCACGCCGACGTTACGGGCGGGTTAATCGTGACAGCCGGCTCCCGGGGCCGCACCGTACCCTTGAGGGATGAGGACCTTCCGCCTCGCGCTCGCCCAGGTCGACGCGACCGTCGGAGACGTGGACGGCAACGCCCGGCTCTGCCTCGACGCGATCGAGCAGGCCCGGGAGGCGGGGGCGGACCTCGTGGCCCTGCCCGAAGCCGTGCTGACCGGCTACCCGGCCGAGGACCTCCTGCTGAAGCCGTCCTTCGTGCGCGCGAACATGCGCGCGGTCGAGAAGGTGGCCGCGGAAGCTCGGGGGCTGTGCGCGGTGGTCGGGTACGCCCACCTCGGGTCCGACCTGCACAACTCGGCCGCCGTCTGCGCCGACGGCGAGGTGAAGGGCGTGTACCACAAG
This window encodes:
- a CDS encoding glutamine synthetase family protein — translated: MGLDDKQKAYVLRQVEERDIRFVRLWFTDVLGFPKSFAIPTEELEAAFEEGVGFDGSAIQGMARVQEADMIARPDPTTFNVLPWRNEQHAVARMFCDIANPDGTPFEGDPRWVLRRTLQRAQKMGFTFYCGPEIEFFLFDSPTSPRPLDHGTYFDLTTQDIGSEFRRKVISYSEQLGISVHSSHHEVAPSQHEIVVRFADALTMADNIMTFRLVAKEVANEHGLYASFMPKPIQGEFGSGMHTHLSLFEGDRNAFFDAADEYHLSKVARSFIAGLLVHAREMAAITNQWVNSYKRLIPGYEAPVFVVWGRRNRSALVRVPMAKPHKESSTRVEYRAPDPACNPYLFLAVVLAAGLKGIEESYDLPGESTDDIYAMPAEERRALGIQALPDTLEDALALMERSELVAEALGEHVFEWFLRNKREEWETYKAVVTPYEIERYLPLL
- a CDS encoding response regulator transcription factor, which gives rise to MRLCSMYAADPEQVAGVARDLELLGLSTQTFTFADPAPETRSDLVCVFTGDDAPGALSFCQVLGKEDAMRNVPLLALVRIEHLRELFLREGVFDDFLVVPYQLAELDARMRHLLWKAKQGEQTDILSFGPLSINLATYQVHVDAHPVDLTYMEYELLKFLASHRGRVFTRQALLSRVWGYDYYGGTRTVDVHVRRLRAKLGEHHNLIQTVRNVGYKFAG
- a CDS encoding DsbA family protein, which produces MTRTVTAEPGTIVVYGDVICPWSHLATFRLFRARERLGLSEDVTFDMRAFPMELINGKPTSKRGIESEIPVIGGLDPEAGWQLWKRPSSEWPVTTLPALEAIEAAKLQGVRAGEQLGRELRRAFFAESRCVSLRTVILEVAGSCDLVDADLLADDLDSGRARPEVISHWRDQEEGPVQVSPHLFLPDGTDHPNPGIEKHWDGAILVIDSDDPSVYDELVRRAAS